The genomic interval TGGGCCACGCCCCGTTGGACGTGTTGGATACGACCGTCGCGAACGTGGCGTCCGAGTGGGCGCTCGAGCGAAACGAGACGCCCGCGTCACCGCCGATGATGTAGTGCAGCGGCGGGCTGGCTCCGTCGTCATGGATCCAGATCCCGTGACCGTAGAACGAGTGCTGCTTGTCGATCTGCGTCGCCGCTTTCTTCAGGAACATCGAGGCAAGCCCCGACGAGAGCACGGCGCCGTCGAAGAAGCCGCGCCAGAGTCGGTCGAAGTCACCGACGGTCGTGAACATCCCGCCGTCGGGTCCGCCGATGATCGGCAGCGAGTAGATGTTGGTGCGCCAGCCACCGCCGCTGGTTTCGACGTAGCCGTTGGCAACGCGCGGTGGAAGCCGGTCGAAGCGAAAGAAGCCGGAGTCCGTCATCCCGCACGGCCGGAGCACACGCTCCTCGACGAGCGCGTGGAACGAGCATCCGGCCACCTCCTCGAGAGCGAAACCGAGCAGCACGAAGCCGCCATTCGAGTACGAGAAGCGCGTGCCCGGCTCGAACTTGGCAGGCCCGGCGACCAGCATCGGCAGATAGTCCCGCGGCCCGAGCAGCTTGAACGGCGGGATCGGCAGCTCGAAGTGGTCGGGGTCGTCGATCACATCCTCGTCGAGGTAGTCGTACACGCCGGATGTGTGAGTCAGCAGGTGGCCGATCGTCACCGCCGCCGAGACGCCCGGCAGCGGCACCGACACCAGGTCGACGAGCCGATCCTCGAGGGCGAGCTTTCCATCGTCGATCAGCGCTCCGGCGGCGAGCGCGGTCAGGAACTTGGTCCCGGATGCGATCCCGAATCGCGTGTCGACCGTGTTGCGGATCCCGGCCGAGCGATCGGCCTCCCCGAAGGCCTCGGCGAGGACTGTGGCGCGATCGATCGTCACCTGGACCGCTCCGGAAAAGGCGTGCTTCGCCGCCGTGGTGGCGACGAGCTCATCGAGATCATTTCTCATCGAATGCTCTTTCCTTCCCGTTTCTCTCGCAGGAGTCGATTGGCGCGCCGCCAGCCGACCACGGCCATGACGATCGGACCGACGAGCCCCAGCGCGACGCCGAACACCGCGAAAGCGGTCTCGGATATCGGCAGGAAAGCGATCACCAGCGGCAAGATGACCAGCGCGCTTCCGAGAACGACCATATCGCGGCCGCACCACGCGTTTGCCTCGTACCACACCTCTTCGTCAGCGAAAGTCGCGGGCACGCGCAGCCCGTAGATGGCGTTCGGCCGCACGCGGCGAAGGATCAACGGGATTGCGAGCGCGACCATGAGCGCGCCGAACGCGACAAAGACCATGACCAGCACTTGCACGGGAGACATGGAAGCAAGGTCCCACTACACGATGATGGCTGTCCAGGCCTCGGCTCGGTGCTAAGGTCCCGGGCAAGGTGCAGCCAGAGCCACTCGTCATTCAATTACAGGGAGGAAAGATGAAGACGAATCTGGTTCTCTTCGGACTGGCAGTTGGTGTGGCGAGCTTGATGGTGGGCCCACTCGTGGGAGCTCAAGAGGCAAAGACTGCCAAGTCTGCTCTGAGCAAGCCGTACACGCCGGTTCTCGGAGAAATGATCGCGTCGACCATTTCCGGGGTTCTTGCGACGTCCAGGACCTTCGACGGAGCTCTGACGGCCACCTATGACAAACAAGCGGACAAGATCGTCGTGATCCTGATGGGCTCTCAAAACAGCGTCGATGGAGCCAAGTCGACGATGGATGGTTTCCGGAAGAACGCGATGCCGGTCGTCGCGGGCGCCATTCAAAGGCAGTACGGCGTGACCCTCAACGAGGACTCGCAGCTTCTTCTCGTCTACCAGAACCGCCTGAAGGCGACCGAAGTCGTTCGCCGAGAGAACGGCCTCTACGTGGTCAAATAGGGGGACGACCCCGATCTCGGCGATCCCGTGACCGTAGAAGGAGCGCTCCTTCTCGATCTGTGACGCGGTGTTACTCAGGAGCATCGAGGCAAGTCCGGAGGAGACCACGGCGCCGTCGAAGAAGCCGCGCCAGAGTCGGTCAAAGTGGCCGACGGTCGTGAAGTCTCGCCGTCGGGGCTACCGATGATCGATAGGGAGTAGATGTTTGTGCGCCAGCCACCGTCCTCGGTTTCGACGTAGCCGTTTGCAACGCGCGGCGGAAGTCTGTCGAAGCGAAGAAGCCTGAGTCCGCCATCCCGCAGGGCCGGAGCACCCGCCCTTCGACCAGCTTATGGAACGAGCATCCGGCAACTGGAGATGCGCTTCGGTGACGGGTGAGGCTGCGGTTGGCGCGATCAGCCCGAGCGCCGAGTGGCGCTCGGTGTTGCACCAGCCCTCGATGAAGTCGAATACGGCGAGCCGCGCGGCGATTTGATTGGCGAACCGACGTCGGGCACCGGCTCGGCAGGGCTGCGGCATCCCGGTGTCCCTGTCGCCGTCGCGCCCCCTTGCGGGCGGCAGCCACTCCGATGGGTTCACGCTCGACGTGTGGTGAGCCATCGGCTCACCGGGGGAATCATCTTTGTTCTTGACTGTTGGTACCGCCGCAGTAGCCTTCGCGGTGGCTCGAGATTCCAAAGCACGTACGGCCGACTCCCGCAGCGTGCCACCCCAATCTTGGACCCCGAGCATTTGTTATAGGCCCCACCCCCGATGTGGGCCGTAGATGGTTACGTTTATCCAGACGATGTGACCATCGCGTGGATTTGATCCTGCGCCGTACCGAATCCATGAAATGCAATGGGCCTTCATTCGACTTCCGAGCACCTCGTGATCTCGTAGGCGCGAGCCCGCGAGTCTTCCTGTCGCGATGTTCGGTCGTCGCCCCGTTTGCGTTCTGAATGTGTGCGGGTTGGTGAGCGGAGCCATATTCCTCGCGATGGCTCGATGTTACCGGTCATGAATCGACCGTTGGGAGGTTCGCCGTGTCGCGTGCCATTGGTATTCACATCGGATTGAACGCCGTCGACCGGCGCTCCTACGAGGGCTGGGCCGGGGAACTGAACGCCTGCGAGAACGACGCGCGGGACATGGCGGCAATCGGTATGTCTCAGAAGATGCGCTCACGGACGTTGCTGACGAAGCGTGCGACTCGCCGTGCGGTCCTGACCGCGCTGACCACCGCGGCCCGCTCTCTCAAGAAGGGTGATTACTGCCTCGTCACCTACTCCGGCCACGGCGGCCAGCTGCCCGATCGCAATCACGACGAGCCAGATGCCTACGACGAGACGTGGTGCCTCTACGACGGTGAAATCAGCGACGACCAGCTGGATCAGGCTTGGGCCAAGTTCCGAAGTGGCGTGAGGATCTTGGTGCTCTCGGACAGCTGCCACAGCGGAACGGTGACCCGGGCCGCGTTCATGTCGGCCTTGCGTGCAGCTTCACCCGGGCGTGGACTCGGCTCGCATGAGAATGGCAACGCGCCGCGCTCGCGCGCCATGCCGATGGCCGTGGCGATGCGAGTCTATCGAGCTCACCAGCGCGAGTACGACCGGATCCAGAAGTCGGTGGATCCCCGTGCTCGCGATCGGGTCAAGGCGAGCGTGCTGCTGATCTCGGGCTGCCAGGACAACCAGGAGTCCCTCGACGGCGACGTCAACGGGCTCTTCACCGAGAACCTGCTGCGGGTCTGGAAACAAGGTCGTTTCCGTGGCGACTATCGACGCTTTCATCGCGAGATCGCGCGTCGCATGCCGCCGACCCAGTCGCCCAACTACTACATGATCGGCGCTACGAATGGCCGGTTCGAGAATCAGCGCCCCTTCCAGGTTCAATGATCGCTTTGCACACGATCCTGTCGCGATCGCAGTTCTGAAATTGCGTTTGCGCCGGACGGTCAATTCCCGTCCGGCAGGAGGTCGACATGCCGGCGCCGTTCATTCAGCTCACGCTGTCTCAATTCGCAAGTCTGCTCGAGCGGTTCGCATTTGGCTCGCGTCGAATCGATGCGGTGCATCTTCATCACACCTGGAAGCCCGACCACGCGACCTACCGCGGACGAGACACGATCGCCAACATGGCCCGTGTGCACGTGGAGCAGAACCATTGGAGTGACATCGCTCAGCATCTGAGCATCGGCCCGAACGGCGAGCTGTGGACGGGGCGCGATTGGAACCGAGCGCCGGCCAGTGCCTCCGGCTTCAACGGCAACGCACAAGTCGGTCCGTTCATGATCGAGATGATCGGGAACTTCGACGTGGGCCACGATCGACTCCAGGGAAATCAGCTCGAGGCGGTGATCGAGGTCATCGCGCGTCTCCAGGAACGATTCAAGCTGGCCCCGGACACGCTCCGATTCCATCGCACCATGTCGACCAAGACCTGCCCCGGCACGTCGGTGGACTACGCGTCGCTCCTCGACCAAGTCTTGGCCCGGCGCGCGACCCTCGATCGAGAGCCGGTGGCACGAAGCCTGACCGACGAAGAGGCGGGCCCGTTCGGCGAGGAGGCGTTGAAGATCGCAGAGTTCCTCGAAGCTTGTCATCGCGCGCGGTCCGCCGCGCGCGATCCCGATGGGGCCGAGTGTCCCGAAGAGAGCATGACGGCGGACGAGGTGGCCCGAATGGTCGGCGATACCGCGAGGCTCGAGGTCGCTCCAAGAGCCGGCCGCGCCGCGAGGCGCGGGGTCGCAGACCGCCTGACTCCCGACGTCTTGAACGGCTTGAGGCCCCACGTCATCAACCTCGTCCAGGGTCGGTTCGCGCCTGGAGGCCTCTATTCGAGCGCTCCGGGAGACGTGGATGCCGTCTTCGGCGAGCACCTCCCCATGGCCATGGCGGAGGCGAAGCAGCAAGGCAAGAAGCTGCAGCTGATGTTCTACGCCCACGGCGGGTTGGTGAATGAAGCAGGCGGTCTGTGGATGGCCCACCGCCTGATTCCGTGGTGGAAGAAGAACAACATCTATCCCATCTACTTCGTCTGGGAGACCGGGCTGTGGGAGACCCTGGGCCAGATCCTGCTGCGGGGCCGACGCGAGCTAGCGCGCGCGGTGCCGCGCGATGTGTTCGACTACACCACCGACCCACTGCTGGAGCGTGTGGCTCGCGCTCTGCGCGGCGAGCTGATCTGGTCGGGCATGAAGCGCAGCGCCGAGCGTGCCGCGGCGGCCGACGGTGGTTCGCGCTACGTGGCGGAGAAGCTCAAAGCGTTTCTTGACCAGCAAGGAGCCAGCGCGCCACCGCTCCACGCCGTCGGGCACAGCGCAGGGTCGATCTTCCACGCCCACTTCGTTCCGGCCGCGCTGGAGGTTGGGGTCCCATCGTTCAGGACCATGAGCTTCCTGGCACCGGCCATTCGTGTCGACACATTCCTGTCTCGGCTGGCTGAGCCCTTCATCAAGTCGAAGATCGAACGCCTCGACATCTTCACCATGGCCAAGGACTGGGAGAAGGCGGACAACTGCGTTGGGCTCTACCGGAAGTCGCTGCTCTATCTGATCTACGCGGCGCTCGAGGCCGAGCCCACGACACCGATCCTCGGCCTCGAGATCGCGCTGCGTGAGAATCCCGACCTGCGTGCCCTGTTCGGCCTCGCGGGAACCCCGAATCCGCGGGGCGAGGTGATCTGGTCGAAGACCCGCGAGACCACCGGGACGCGGGCCAGCCGATCGGCATCCCATGGCGGATTCGACAACGATCCACCGACCATGTGCAGCGTGGCCGCTCGAATCCTCGGGCTCGGCGACACGGTGAGCCTCGCACCGTTCCCGGCAGACGCCGCTGCCGATCGCGGCATCCTGGACTGGAGCTCCTCGATCGAGTGGCCCGAGGATCTCGAGTTCCTCGCCCAGCCCGAAGGAAGCAACGGGACCGGCGGCGCGCTGCGTCCCGCGGACCGCTTGTCAGCAGGATCGGGCGCCCTCGCCGGCCTTGGCTCTCCTCAGCCCGAAGGGATCGCGGATCTCGGCAGTGGCAGGAAGAAGGCGCTCTGCGTCGGAATCAACGTCTATCTCTCCGCTCCGCTCAACGGTTGTGTGAAGGACGCGCAGGACTGGGGGAAGGGTCTCCGGGAGATGGGCTTCGATGTAGACGAGCTGCTCGATCACGAAGCCACGCACGACGCGATCATCGCCGGCCTCGAGAAGCTCGTGGAGGGAAGCAAAGCCGGCGACGTGCTGGCCTTCCAGTACTCGGGCCATGGCACGCAGCTCCCCGACGAGGACGGTGACGAGCGCGATGACCAGAAGGACGAGGCGCTGTGCCCGGTCGACTACGAAAGCGGCGCGTTCGTCATCGACGACGAGCTCGAGCGGCTCTTCCGCAGGATTCCCGAAGGCGTCCTGCTGACCTGCTTCATGGATTGCTGCCACTCGGGTACCAACACGCGACTCGCGATCGGGCGTCCGTCAGCGGGACTTGATGGAGTCACGCACGTCATCAAGCGCCGATTCATGCCCGCGACGCCTGAGATGATCCGTGCTCACCAAGCGTATCGATCGGCGCGGGGGCAGACCCGGACGTTGCGGACCAGCGAGAGCAGCGAGGTTCGGCGCGTCGTGGTGTTCGCCGCCTGCAAGTCTCACGAGAGCGCCTACGAGACCGACGGCCAGGGCGACTTCACTGGCTATGCGGTTCCGCGGCTTGGCCAATCCGCGGGTCGGTTGTCCAACGAGGACTTTCAACGCGATCTGATCCAAGCATTCGGCGAAGCGCCACGGCAGCACCCGGAGATCGATTGCAGCCTGTCGATTCGATCCCGGATCTTGCTCTCGGCCATCGCCCCGAGTGCGGCGGCGTTGGAGGAGCGTGTTCCGGCCGGAATGCCTCAGAACTTCCGGCCGGAGTTCGATAAGAAAGAGGTCAAGAGGTTCACCAAGAAGCACCTGGGAACCAAGGGCTGATGGCGTCACGAGCCGAGGAATCCACGCCGAGCACGTCAGAATCGGCCAAGGCGACCGCACAGTCACGCTCGGGTGAGCCTCCGGCGGGCGAGAAACAACGTGGCCAAGACGGCACCTCCGGTGCGTTCACCATCGGTCCCGCGGTGATACGAGCGGTCACCGGTCAGCCGTACGAGCGCGACGGCACCGACGTCCTCTATCGGCCGCTTCGGATCTACACGGTCGATCCTTCGTTGGGCCGCAAGGACGGCGCCGTGGCGACGGTCAACGTTCCATACGAGCCATTGGAGCCCGGGCCCGCGGGAGCGGTCTTCGAGGTCGACAACAAGGACGGCCATCGAGGAGAAGAGTACCGGCGAGTAGACCTCGATGATCCTCGCGTTCTCATCGAAGATGGCCTGCGGCCGTCACCTTCCGACCCGCGATTCCACCAGCAGATGGTCTACGCCGTCTGCAGCCTGGTGTACGCAGCCTTCCGCACTGCACTCGGTCGTCACGTCGCTTGGGGGTTTCCGGTTCAACAAGGACGCTCCCGACTGCTCGTCCGTCCTCACGCGCTCGACGAGTTGAATGCGTATTACGACCACGATCGGGGCGAG from Candidatus Eisenbacteria bacterium carries:
- a CDS encoding serine hydrolase domain-containing protein — its product is MRNDLDELVATTAAKHAFSGAVQVTIDRATVLAEAFGEADRSAGIRNTVDTRFGIASGTKFLTALAAGALIDDGKLALEDRLVDLVSVPLPGVSAAVTIGHLLTHTSGVYDYLDEDVIDDPDHFELPIPPFKLLGPRDYLPMLVAGPAKFEPGTRFSYSNGGFVLLGFALEEVAGCSFHALVEERVLRPCGMTDSGFFRFDRLPPRVANGYVETSGGGWRTNIYSLPIIGGPDGGMFTTVGDFDRLWRGFFDGAVLSSGLASMFLKKAATQIDKQHSFYGHGIWIHDDGASPPLHYIIGGDAGVSFRSSAHSDATFATVVSNTSNGAWP
- a CDS encoding SdpI family protein, whose translation is MSPVQVLVMVFVAFGALMVALAIPLILRRVRPNAIYGLRVPATFADEEVWYEANAWCGRDMVVLGSALVILPLVIAFLPISETAFAVFGVALGLVGPIVMAVVGWRRANRLLREKREGKSIR
- a CDS encoding caspase family protein, which gives rise to MSRAIGIHIGLNAVDRRSYEGWAGELNACENDARDMAAIGMSQKMRSRTLLTKRATRRAVLTALTTAARSLKKGDYCLVTYSGHGGQLPDRNHDEPDAYDETWCLYDGEISDDQLDQAWAKFRSGVRILVLSDSCHSGTVTRAAFMSALRAASPGRGLGSHENGNAPRSRAMPMAVAMRVYRAHQREYDRIQKSVDPRARDRVKASVLLISGCQDNQESLDGDVNGLFTENLLRVWKQGRFRGDYRRFHREIARRMPPTQSPNYYMIGATNGRFENQRPFQVQ
- a CDS encoding caspase family protein, which translates into the protein MPAPFIQLTLSQFASLLERFAFGSRRIDAVHLHHTWKPDHATYRGRDTIANMARVHVEQNHWSDIAQHLSIGPNGELWTGRDWNRAPASASGFNGNAQVGPFMIEMIGNFDVGHDRLQGNQLEAVIEVIARLQERFKLAPDTLRFHRTMSTKTCPGTSVDYASLLDQVLARRATLDREPVARSLTDEEAGPFGEEALKIAEFLEACHRARSAARDPDGAECPEESMTADEVARMVGDTARLEVAPRAGRAARRGVADRLTPDVLNGLRPHVINLVQGRFAPGGLYSSAPGDVDAVFGEHLPMAMAEAKQQGKKLQLMFYAHGGLVNEAGGLWMAHRLIPWWKKNNIYPIYFVWETGLWETLGQILLRGRRELARAVPRDVFDYTTDPLLERVARALRGELIWSGMKRSAERAAAADGGSRYVAEKLKAFLDQQGASAPPLHAVGHSAGSIFHAHFVPAALEVGVPSFRTMSFLAPAIRVDTFLSRLAEPFIKSKIERLDIFTMAKDWEKADNCVGLYRKSLLYLIYAALEAEPTTPILGLEIALRENPDLRALFGLAGTPNPRGEVIWSKTRETTGTRASRSASHGGFDNDPPTMCSVAARILGLGDTVSLAPFPADAAADRGILDWSSSIEWPEDLEFLAQPEGSNGTGGALRPADRLSAGSGALAGLGSPQPEGIADLGSGRKKALCVGINVYLSAPLNGCVKDAQDWGKGLREMGFDVDELLDHEATHDAIIAGLEKLVEGSKAGDVLAFQYSGHGTQLPDEDGDERDDQKDEALCPVDYESGAFVIDDELERLFRRIPEGVLLTCFMDCCHSGTNTRLAIGRPSAGLDGVTHVIKRRFMPATPEMIRAHQAYRSARGQTRTLRTSESSEVRRVVVFAACKSHESAYETDGQGDFTGYAVPRLGQSAGRLSNEDFQRDLIQAFGEAPRQHPEIDCSLSIRSRILLSAIAPSAAALEERVPAGMPQNFRPEFDKKEVKRFTKKHLGTKG